The following nucleotide sequence is from Juglans microcarpa x Juglans regia isolate MS1-56 chromosome 6D, Jm3101_v1.0, whole genome shotgun sequence.
GGAGACTTCTCCGAAGACTCAGGAGGCAAATCAAGGTTCCCACGACAAACAGGGCATGTTTTGTGAGATTCAAGCCAAAGGTCGATGCATTCTTGATGAAAAACATGGTAGCAGACCGTCAAAAGGCGAAGCAGACTATCGTCCTCGAACTCCACCAAGCATATTGCACATTCCAGACCGTATTTTTCCTTGCGAAAATCTTTGACACTCGAATATACAAATGTCGGGAAGGAAGCTATCAGAGAAGGATTAAGGCCACTGATGTCAGATGCATCGGCGCCTGAGCCAACATTGCGGGAGGGTGATCGTCGGGAGGTAGACATGCTGTCAACGAAACACCTGCAGAAGTATACAGAGAAGAAgcctagaaaaaagaaaacaaggaggATTACTGTCAGGATTACGGTTATAGGCGAGGAGATACCGAAGTCACGTGGTGGTGGAGTGGGATTCATTGAAACTGCCTGGACGGAAATGATCCGGAATAGCTTAAAAGGGTGGCCGGAGGGTAGCTTGTTCCGGCCTTTGGTTCTTCGCACAGATGAGAAGAATCGAGCAGAAGAAGACAATGGTGGtaagaaaaaagaagggaatTTTCTTTCCTGGAATAGTTCAAACATGTTTTGTGGGAatagaaagagagaaacaaGGAGGCATGTCAAAGTGTCTGTGACAGTGAGCATATAAAAGGGGAGCTTAATTAGGAATGGTGATCATGTGGAGCGTTGGTCTATAGCCATTGAACGAGTCCTTGTGAAGGGAATAAAGGAGTTCCCTCTGGAGGTTAGCCACTTGGGTTCAACAAATTAATTTCTCACCTTTGCTGACTACACCACATCCTAGTTAATTACTTCGTAAGCATCGGCTGGTTCGGtacaattaaaactcaaaaCCTTACCTTGATTAAGTTTGTCAGAGatataatttaaagaattaaatttacttatttatttaattttttaaaatcagtgatgatttaaaatataattagaatatagaTTCTGAATTTGAATACTGACTGTACATTTATAATTTATCCCTAAGTGGTGACAATACTTCATTAAATGGTGGGGAATGGCAACAATCGGGTTACCGTATGCCTTGACAGATATAAGATGGCTCCCTTTTGAAAAATGCTAGAACGCACGACAGTTTTAAAACACGAAAGGAACACCTTATGAAATGTCCAATTTATCCTCCTTTTAAGGCACAATCTCATGTATTCTTAGACTATCCTGGG
It contains:
- the LOC121234136 gene encoding RING-H2 finger protein ATL29-like, with protein sequence MNPTPPPRDFGISSPITVILTVILLVFFFLGFFSVYFCRCFVDSMSTSRRSPSRNVGSGADASDISGLNPSLIASFPTFVYSSVKDFRKEKYGLECAICLVEFEDDSLLRLLTVCYHVFHQECIDLWLESHKTCPVCRGNLDLPPESSEKSPAIVDHNAMHDIHGSNESSDDAEPMRIDIREDDDNESSESGGSHEHASKTLQNDHEDKMVERFSRSHTTGHSIVKRREDEDRYKLRSPEHVKVGLIRGHNFAKSCTTFGEFSNHEEAGNGGFGEVCGSSGGNINKV